The proteins below come from a single Cottoperca gobio chromosome 11, fCotGob3.1, whole genome shotgun sequence genomic window:
- the sdc3 gene encoding LOW QUALITY PROTEIN: syndecan-3 (The sequence of the model RefSeq protein was modified relative to this genomic sequence to represent the inferred CDS: deleted 1 base in 1 codon) translates to MKLPWLLALTALLAHTATGQTWSPSLDDEGSTRDEFYDDEDLYSGSGSGFPEISMRPTSASVSFTTEETLLLSTTQATGPAPSASPAAEPSPNPEDPTATPLPTEADGESGVFWEREREQEKERDLEREKEQEQERQSELEKENEREKQLERERERERERERVREMEREKERERERERERERVAREREREAERREIERERELEQIRAAAAQTTTAAPRSPAAIPVVTTNPATNPAESAAPSAGSDDLSTTEEEEDIYLSPEPSVFFPGFDMETTTEEDTSTTAETTPEPTTAAPTTTAAAATTVKTRVSFRPRVPMTTATQAVPAERTTRPQQPTTTQDANNEAGAAGPSGDFEIRDDRRNDLGRGIMPVEPDLIGNTVDGGSSAAQLPQKNILERKEVLIAVIVGGVVGALFAAFLVMLLVYRMKKKDEGSYTLEEPKQATVTYQKPDKQEEFYA, encoded by the exons GGACAGACTTGGTCGCCGTCTCTCGATGACGAAGGCTCGACGAGAGACGAGTTCTACGATGATGAGGATCTCtactcaggctcaggctcaggct TTCCTGAGATTAGTATGAGGCCGACATCGGCGAGTGTGTCGTTCACCACAGAAGagaccctcctcctctccaccaccCAGGCCACCGGCCCTGCCCCCTCCGCCTCACCTGCAGCTGAGCCGAGCCCCAACCCAGAGGACCCCACCGCCACCCCGCTGCCCACTGAGGCCGATGGGGAGAGCGGTGTGttctgggagagagagagagagcaggagaaggagagggatttagagagggagaaagagcaagagcaagagaGGCAGAGCGAACTGGAGAAGGAGAACGAAAGGGAGAAACAgttggagagggagagggagagggaaagagagagggagcgggtccgagagatggagagagagaaggagagagagcgcgagcgaGAGAGGGAGCGTGAGAGAgtagcgagagaaagagagagagaggcagagag gcgtgagattgaaagagagagagagctggagcaAATCAGGGCCGCTGCTGCCCAGACCACCACCGCCGCCCCACGATCCCCCGCTGCCATCCCCGTGGTGACCACCAACCCTGCAACCAACCCTGCAGAAAGTGCAGCACCCTCTGCCGGTTCGGATGACCTGagcaccacagaagaagaagaggacatcTACCTGTCACCTGAACCCTCAGTGTTTTTCCCAGGCTTTGACATGGAAACCACCACAGAGGAAGACACGTCCACCACAGCAGAGACCACCCCTGAGCCCACAACAGCTGCACCCACCAccaccgccgccgccgccaccaCTGTCAAGACCAGGGTCTCCTTCAGGCCCAGGGTTCCCATGACGACAGCCACTCAGGCGGTGCCGGCAGAGAGAACGACCCGCCCACAGCAGCCCACAACTACACAG gaTGCCAACAACGAAGCGGGTGCTGCAGGACCGAGTGGAGATTTCGAGATCCGTGATGATCGTCGTAATGATCTCGGTCGAGGTATAATGCCAGTGGAACCTGACCTGATCGGTAACACAGTGGACGGAGGAAGCTCTGCCGCCCAGCTGCCACAGAAGAACAtcctggagagaaaagaggtcTTGATAG CGGTGATAGTGGGAGGAGTAGTGGGCGCCTTGTTTGCTGCCTTCCTGGTGATGCTGCTGGTGTAcaggatgaagaagaaggacGAGGGCAGCTACACGCTGGAGGAACCCAAACAGGCCACCGTCACCTACCAGAAACCAGACAAGCAGGAGGAGTTTTACGCATAA